CGTCCTGCCTGGAGTTGGTCCGCAGGCTTCGCCCCGATCTGGTCCTGCTCGACCTGGCCATGCCCGGCATGGATGGCTTCCAGGTTCTCGATAGGCTCGAAGAGCTCGACGACGGTCCGCGTGTGGTGGTGGCGCTGAGTGGATTTGGCGATAAGGAGATCGTCGCCCGATGCCGTGCTGCTGGCTTCCACAGCCACGAGTTGAAACCGATCTCATTCGCTCGACTGCAACAGCTCGTTGCTGAAGC
The window above is part of the Pirellulales bacterium genome. Proteins encoded here:
- a CDS encoding response regulator; its protein translation is MERIGRAPLRVLVVDDEPDGRYLLARLLDKLDCETAECGDGPSCLELVRRLRPDLVLLDLAMPGMDGFQVLDRLEELDDGPRVVVALSGFGDKEIVARCRAAGFHSHELKPISFARLQQLVAEARPLAREPIASSGVIAL